The uncultured Mailhella sp. genome segment TGGATTTCTGTTCCTTCTGGGCTTCCTGTTCGATGAGCCGGAGAATATCTTGGGCAAAATCCAGCGAATCCTGCGTAGATCGGCATCGGGCCGGAATATCCCGCATGATCGCGTCAATTTTTGGAGCGTAATCCGGGCCAGTGTTTTCCATGATGCTTGCTTCGAGTTCGCAATGACGAACCAGCTCCGCACATCCCAGGAACGCAGCGTCAGGAGCACCCGTAAAACAGGTAGTTTTCTGTTTCGGTCGCTTCCGCTCCCGCAGATGCCTGAAGACTTAAACAGCGTCCCACAAGGTGTCAGATACCTTATGGGACTTTTTGAAACTTTGTGGGAGATGGCTTTGAACATCCTTCAAGGTGTGCCCCTCTGGCAACAAAAAACAGCTCTGCCACTTCGGCACGTCGGCCCCGGATACGCTTTACAGACCCGGGGCTTGCACGACGGTCATTTCATTTAACGCCGGAAATGAATTCCGACTGTTCATGCCCGTCGGCCGGGCTCCTGGCGTCGCCCGGGGCGACATTTTCTAGCCGCCTGAGCAACTCTGCCTCCCGTCTGCTCTGGACACACTGTACTGTCGCGTAACTTGCACGACGGGCATTTCATTTAACGCCGGAAATGAATTCCGGCTGTTCATGCCCGTCGGCCGGGCTCCTGGCGTCGCCCGGGGCCCCGGGCGCTGAGATGACGGGAGATGGCACGACAAGAACGCAAAAAACGCTCTGGGCAAAGGCCCATCCTCCCCGACGGCTTAAAACACGAATCCCCGCAGCCTGTACGAACTGCGGGGACATGTTTTGCTCTTCTGGCGGGAGAGGGATTTGAACTGACAAGATAACATATTGATATTTATATAAAATACTGTAGTTTGCTTATGGAGAATACATCTTTTCATACATCCCTGTCATTTATACAAAAAATAAATAATTTCAATTAGTTATGTAAAAATCAACAAGAGTCAAAGGGACATGATCTTTTTCCCGTTTTTTTCACGCCTTCTTCCCCTGAAAAACGCATCCAATGGACGCATGGGAGGAGGGCACCTGTCGCTCAGTTAAAAAATTCCCCATACCATTCGGCATGGGGATATAGGGCGTCGTAAATGCCAGAGGGCAACCTTATTTAATAGTATAGAAACTTCTGATCACAAATTTATCTTTTAAAATCGACTATAAACACATATATTTCAATATGTTATTATATAATGCACGTACAGATTCATGTAACTCTGAGTCGGAGACTTTTTATGGAGATCAATCTGTCTATACTATAACTCAGACTCCTCCAATTTCTGAATAAAAAGTATCCGTACTCTTCCATAGAAGAAATTTTTCCTTATTTTTTTGAATATATTTTTCTGTATCTAATCTATTAAGTAAATAACAATTTTTATACTCTGCTGCGAAGTCAGCAGAAGATATATTATGTTTAGTATTACTTTTGCTAAATATTCCGCCTCTAGTTACATATTTCATATTTACAATTTGACTTATAAACGAAGTTAAAGATCTTCTATTTAACGATAATATGAGATTTTCTAAATCCTTTGACTTTAGTATATATTTCATCTTTTGAATTATTTTACTTATGCTTGTAATTGACTGTATATTAGTTTGAACTGGTATGTAATTTTCTTCACAAGAAACTTCATATATTATTTTATTTACCATATATGGCGTAAATTTTAACTTATACGCAATGCTATCAAATATATCACATACTATACTATTAAAATCAGTATTTTTTATAAAATTTCTACCTTTTACGCTATTTGACATGAATAATACACAATGCATATGTATATGAATATAGTTTTTATCAGTGATACTTCCAAATTCTATACATGTAATATATCCTGAAATTCTATTTCTGAAAAATTTATTATTTTTTATTTTTGTAAATGTTCCTCTTAATACATTTATTAAATCTTTAATATATTTGATTTCAACTCTTTTTGGTGAAATTGTAAAAAATATTGCATTACAAGTATCCATACTTTCTATCTTACTAATCAGATCATTTTTAATTTTATACAATTTAATATCGCTACATATAGGACACATACAATCTTTACATCTATAAAATCCAATAGGTTTTTGTGTAATTTCACCTGTATTTTCATTTATCTTATTAATAACATACATAAAAGAAGAACAATTTTCTAAAAATCTTCTTCTAAAGTGACCAGCTTTTTCCAATTTATCAATAAGATTTTCACTATTTTTTCGAATTACAAATGCCATGTCTTCCTCTTTTGCATATAAAACTTGATATATTTATGTAATACATTTCAAGTTAACTTATTTTATTTTTTAAGAAGACGGTAAAATATATACCGTCTTCTCCGATATTACCATATATTATACGCTTTCTTCATTACCATTTACAAAATTTATATATTCATTTTCATTATATTTTTCTATTAAATTTACAATTTTCTGTGCAACTTCATACACATCTGTAAGATCTTCTTGTGCAAGATCAGAATTGTTCGACAGATACATATATAATTTATTGATATCATAATAGGCTTTACTCTTCGGGTCTTTTTTCTGTCTCATAGGTTTGTTTTCCTTTTTTTCCATGTAATTATTGAACGCTTCCATTTGCTTATCCTCCTTCTTTCTTGCAATGATTAGCATGTCTCGTTTTGGAATATCGTGTCTTTGTCGTATGCTATTACGTATTTTTTCATCAAGATTCATCAACGTTCTATAATCTGAAACCGTTTGTTTCGATATATGAAGCGTCTCAGTAAGATACTTTGTCGTCAGGTGATACTTATTTATGTACTCGGCCATGTCGATGTAATGAATATCTGCTCTGGCAATGTTATCTTCCAGACAGACATTTCTGAGATTGGAATAAATAAATCTGGCCCGGATAGTCTTAAATCCAAGTTCTCGACAGGCACGCAACCGACGCTGACCGGAAATCAGATATATCCGCTTCTCAGACAGCTCCGGCTTTGCTTTATCTCCGACAGTCGCTTCCGTAAGGATAATGCTGCTGTTCTGACCAGTGGCTTTGATGCTGTTCTTCAGAGTCTCAAGCTCTTCCATATCCATGTGCTTACGAATTTCACATGGGTTGTCGAAAATAAGGTCAACGGGAATTTCGTATTCCTTATTTTCTTCATATTCCCTTCTGCTTTCATCTACAGGAACAAGTGGAAACGTATTGATGTTGAGTTTTTCAAAAACTTGATCACTCAGTTCACTAATTTGATCTTGAAAAGAAGCCATAACTAACTCCATTGTTGAATGTTAAACAAAAAAAATAAACTACTAATACCATTTCTATATAAAAACATAAAAAATTTACAACACAAAAAATAAGCCCTCTTTTGATGTAAAAGAGGGCTTTTGTTTTAGCCTGTCGAAGCTATTGTCTGATGGGTTGCGGTTTTCTGTAGGGGTTGAGGGTTTTGATCAATCCCCGCATAGCCAAGGGACTTCCCTTACATTCTCTAAGTATTTCAACCTGTTCCTGATATTGCTCATTAGTCATGCTCTCCACAGGACAGCCGTAGAGCTGCTCCAGGTATTTCCGGTAATGGGGAATGTAGTCGGCAAGATTCAAGGACGAAAGTATCTGACTCAGCGGTATTTTCTTTTGTGCGGTCGAAGACTGCGACCGGGAAGTACGCCGTGACGGACACTTTTCCTGTGGAAAGGATGCGGCATTGCCGTCATCATCTTCTTCCGTGACTATGCCGAGCATGGCAGAAAGAGCATAGCGTCGCCCATAGGTACAGGCAGAGCCAAAACCTTGAGCGTCATTTTTTGCCAGCGGGATCATGGCCAGACCTGCCTGATACTGACCAGTGTCCGCATGAACAAGCTTGGTGACAATGCCGCAGTATCCGGGTTCGGCGGGAACTTGGTGCTGAACCAGCAGAATGCCGTTGTCAATCAATACGGAGCGACAACAGTCCATAATACTGTTCAGTGTCGCGTATCTGTTTTTGACAAAAGGATTGACGGCATCTTTTATAGCAGGTTGAAGCTGCCTCTGCACATTCAGAAGCGCTTTTGCCAATTCACGTATATCATCTGATGCATAGGAAAATTCCATACGATAACCTCACATTATGGATTTTGACTGGAAGCATATGTCCTGATGCTGACACCAGGAACAGTGCATTCCGATATTTTTATAAAAGTTCCCCTGCAGGATAGCCTGGGATATGGACAGCAGCATGGAGTATGTCTGCTGGAAATCCTTTCTGCTCCGTGCAGAGTTGAGCCATACGACTTTGGGATTTTTAGTTCTGACAAGGTACAGATAAGAAACCGGAACACAACTGTTCCAGCCGAAACGACTGGCCAGAAGGTACGCATAGGTACTGAGTTCCAGGGAACGATCTGCCTGCCAGTCAAACGGAGTTCGTGCCGAAGTCTTGATATCTATGACTCGGTAAATTCCGTCATCTGTGCAGTCTATGAGATCCATGTATCCGCGAAGCAGTATGTTCTCATGGACCTCACCTGTCTCAGGATTGAACAACGGATACTCAAAGTACGTTTCCATATCCACGGGATTGAGAGGGGCTATCTGCGAGAGAAATGTTTCAGCTTCTTTGAGTACGCTGTCCTGAGCTTTTTTCATGGCTTCCGGGCTTTCATATTCTGTGCCCGTCAGCTCGATGTCCTTCCAGAATTCGTCGGATGCCACTCTGGAAATTTCTGCAATCTTGTCACCATACACGATGGTGTTCTCGATGACATGATGAAGTGCAGAGCCTTCCAGCATGGCCTTCGGAGTTTTTTCAGGAATGATCTTATCGACGTATGTATACTGGTACTTCTGAGGGCACAGGGTAAATGTGCCGATTTTGGACTTGGAGAGTCTCAGAGTGGTCATGATTCCTCCGAAAAGGAGGGCGGCGAGAGATCCCGCCACCCTTTTGAATTGTGACGGGAACAAGCCTGTGCCTTAATCGCTCATGCGGATTTTTCTTCGGGGAAGATTCTCCAGCGACTGATCAATGGCAGCAAGCAGCTCGCTCATTTTTCCGTGCATTTCCGTTTTGAAGGAAACGTCGGTACGAAGCCGTGCGGGCGATACGCCGTCCACAATGCTTTTGCATTGCTGCACCAGCGACTCCAGCTGTTCATCCTGAAAGATGTTCCTGTCGTCGAAATGAGACAGAAACTCATGCAGGTTTTCCACAGCGGAAGATCGGAGGCGTTTTGGCGTTCCGTCGGTTCCGTTCAGCTTGTCGGTCAGATTGGATACCAGATCGACAAACTCCATTCTCAGCGCCTCTTCGGCTTCCTGACGTGCCTGCGCCATGAGTTCCTTGAACTTGGTCATTTCCTCCTGGTACAGAGAGGCAGGGAGTATTCGGGATGTGGACGGGCCGACCGTGAGGTAACGCCATTCAAAGCGAAAGCGTCCCTTCAGCTGATCGGCAGAAGGGTAGTCCAGCTGATCGAAGAGTTCTCCCAGTTTCTCCGCTGCTTCCGTAATGGCGGAAGGATACCAGTAGAGAAAACTTTCCACGGAACATTCGTAATCGTTTTTAAACGTTGAAAGCTGATCCTGTATGGCAGGAATCAGCTTCCGTGGAACGAGTACGCAGCCTCGAATGGGAAATGGCAAGGCCAGTTTTCGGATGTAGTTTCGGGCTTTGCCGGTTATTTGTTTGATGGGAGCCGTGGATTCCGGATCAAGGAGAAGTTTTCTCCCTTTCAGATAGTCCACGTTTCCGACCTCAGCCAGAAGTGCGGGCGGCAGTTTTCTGTCAATGCTCCAGCAGGTTGCCGTGAGCTGAAGAAGCGCCGCATCCTTGAAGATATCAGAATACGACACGTCGGACTCCTAATGGATGGAATAACCGCCGTTCCTGCACACGGGAACATGACGGGTCACTTCTTTCCCTTCCCTATTAATATAGGAAAGAGGCGTCAGTTCACGGGAGATTTCCTCGCCGAGAACCTGCTTGATGAATTCCGAAGCTTCCAGGCACGTTTTGCCCTTGAAGCCGGAAGTTTCCAGCGTGACTTCGCCTGTGGCGTCGATGGAAATGGTGATGGTTTTCATGGTGCTCTCCTATACCGCGGTCAGGGTGATTCTCAGGGTATTGTCGACCTTCTTTTCCGAGTAGAAATAGTTGTGGCGTTTTGCCTGGGCTTTTACGACTTCCGCCGTATATGCCTGCTTGAGCAGTTCGCCATGATGGCCGACAGCCTTTCTGAGTCCCTGATCCCAGTCGTCAAAGAGCAGGATGTATTCATCACCGCGTCTGATAACGCCGATCTCATAGCCGAGTTTGGCCGTGGGAACCTGTATGGCATGGTCACATTTGCCGAGTTGTTCCTCGGTGATGTCCGTGTGAATCTTCAGGTCTTCGGGATGCACCACACGCCCATACCACGTATAGGTTTTCTGGTTCTCCACGAAGCGAAGATCGAGCCGTTCACAGGCTTTCTTGAGAAGGTTCAGGTCTTTGATCTGAAGTTTGATTTTAGCGATGTGCGACATGGTTGCCTCACTTGGCCGGGGTAAGAGGTTTTCTGGCTACGGAACGGATTTTTCTCACTTCCTGAGGAGCCTCGTCGGGGGTATTGGCTATTCTTGCTCTGGACATGGCCCAGGAACGCAAGGCGTCAATCTCTTCCTTCATGGTTCGGGAAAGCGGAATCAGGTTCTTTCTGGCTTCTTCCAGACCGTCAAAGAGGGAATCCCTGACGATCTGTTCCAGTTCGGAACCTGTGTATCCGTTCAGCTGCTCCGCCCACTCAAGGGGCATGGCAGTTCCGTATTTTCTGTTCATGATGGCAATGATCTCCCTTCGCTCCTCAAGAGCGGGAAGATCGACAAACCAGATGGAATCAAATCTGCCGGAGCGCAAAAACTCCGCAGGCAGTTCCCTGATGTTGTTTGCCGTGGCCACGATGAACGCCTTGTTCTGATCATTCATCCATGTGAGGAAATGAGAGAACATGCCGCTGGTGGTTCCGCCGTCGCTGCTTCCGTTGCCCTTGACTCCTCCGAACATTTTTTCGAGTTCATCGAGGAAAAGGACACAGTTGCCGAAGGCGTCTATGATCTTGGTTGCTTCTCTGATTCTTCGTTCCGATTCGCCGACAAGGGAATTTTTGAGTTGCCCTATGTCCAGACGAAGCAGAGGAAAATCCAGCATGGAAGCAACGGCACGGGCGGACAGTGACTTGCCTGTTCCCGGAATGCCCACAAGAAGGATTCCTTTGGGCCTGGGAAGCGACGAGTCAGGGGAGTAGGCCTGTGCGCGGTTCTGGATGTAGCTTTTCAGTCTTTTCAGGCCACCTACGTTCTGCATGTCGGCAGAGGGATAAAGCTCCAGCAGACCAGATTTCTTAATCATCTGCGCTTTGGCTTCAGTGATGACCTTGGAACTGAAATAGCCTTTTTTCACCAGCGATAAGCTGAAGGCAGTTTCTGCCTGAAATTCAGTCAAACCTGTGGCGAGCCTTGAGGCTTTGCGGTTTGTCCTGATGTTGGTGGTTTCGCCGATCTCGGCCTGCAGGCGCATCAACGCCTCTTCATCGGGCAGCTTCATCTCGATGAGATGAAAGAATGGTTGGAGTTGAATCGGAAGAGTCGGCAATGGGGAGACCATGACCAGACAGTTGCCGACACTTTTCCAGAGAAGAATTCCGTTCAGAATGGACTGGCAGACGACAGGATCGTCAAGAAAGTGCTGGAGTCCATGGGCGATGAGCACCGTATCCTTCACAGTGGAAAGCCATTGAACAGCTTCGACAGGGTTTTGGATTTCGTTGAGAGTGAAGGATGACGGGGCCATGCCGTGAACACCGGAGACACAATCCCAACGGCATATCTGCCATTCGGGAATCTTCCTCATGAGTTCATCCGCTCGATGCGGTTCCTGAGTTTGTAACAGGATGGCGGGGAAACCGGCTTTCAGATAGTCAGTAATCATAATAAAACCTCCTATCTGATACTATTTCTATATAAAAAATGAAAAAGCCCCATGACAGGATCACAGGGCTTAATGAATTGTTGGCGGGAGCCATAGCTTTCAGGCTGTCGGTTCCATAGGACAAACAGATCTTCCGTTTGTCGCTGTTTGGTGAAGTATGTTTCTAGCTTGGCGTCAAGCTCTTTTCCTTTTTCGAGTTCTTTTTATCTACACGCAACTTTTCTAGAGCGTGTCTGCAAACCTCTTATCGAAAACAGATAAGTGAAACATATAGACATACAAAGGCCGAAAAATCCTCTGAAAACTTACCATAACTTGTTGCAATTTTACGATATTCTTTAATCTTGTTGAAAAATATCTCTATAAGATGACGTTCCTTGTAGAGATACTATCAATTGTACAGAGATAATATTTCGTCATTATTGAGGGAATAACTGATTCACATCACTGCTGGTGAAGCGTATCGATGAGACTCCTGCTGTCATAGCCCTTATCGGCTAGAATTGTTGTGTTATGATACTGGATTAGAAGGCTACTGGCTTGAGGATACTCGGAGTATTGTCCTGCCGTGACAGTAAAAGCTATCAAATTACCGAGAGCATCCACTACCGCATGGGTTTTGGAGGTAACGCCGCCACGACTTCGGCCGAGAGCCTGATTGATTCCAGAGCCATGTCGAGCTCCGGCACTATGCTTATAAGCATGAACGTATATCCCATCAATCATGATGTAGTTCATGTCAGCCTGCAAGGCAAGAAGCTCAAGGATAACGGTCAGATATCCTCTTTTCTGCCAACGCCTGAATCGGAAATATACAGTTTTCCACGAACCATATTTTTCTGGCAAAGTTCGCCATGGAGATCCGGCTCGCAGCATCCAATGTTACAGCATTGAGAAAGTTTCTGATGTCACCAGTCGGTCGCTCTCCTCGAGGAGAGCCTTCTGTCGACAGTATAGGCTCAAGTCTGAGTCAGAGGGCTTCAGGGATGTCATAGTAGCACACTGCCCTGTCGTAACACGATGAAAACCTTACCTAACCTGACTTTCCTCTTTTCGTGAACTGTTTTTGCAGACACACCCTAATTCTGTCCTATTCTTTAATGGTATTTTTCTTTCACTAATGACAGATCTATCAATATTCAACGCCTTAGTATAAATTATGATAGTCTTTTTTTAGTTGATCATTATAATTTCTTATCTACAAACTTTATCTTCAGAGCTAGCATCATTACTCCTAGCAGTTTTTCTTAACTGTATTTTTTTTAAAATTTTATCCCATTCTTTAGTATTGCCAAGCCAAAATTTTGGGTTTTCAGGTCCTGCCCCATCAGGGTGTACATCATTAAAGTGAAAATTATAAATATAACAATTTGTCTTTATTTTTTATAAGAAATTCCTATTTCTACAGAATTTTCTATATTTATATATACCAATATTTTGTTAGGAAATAGTCTATCCATATCGAGCAAAAATTTTTCTATATTTTTCACTTGTCCATCTCTATTAGAGATAAAGCATATTTCTTGTGAATTATGAATTATTTTTTTTAAACGATCAAATCTTCTTTTCATAATTTCAAAAAATTGCAAATATCTTTCTTCTATTGGTATATCCGTAGGAAAAGAGTGCATAGAAATCATACCTGTTTTTACATCTTGAATTCTTCTAAAATTATTTTTATCCATATTTAAATCAATATGATTAATAAAAAAATCATGAAATCCATTTTCAAAAAAATCTGTTATAGTACTAAGACTGTAATTCATCATCCAATCAAATGGAGATGAGTAAAAACGCAAATTATTTCTACGAAGAGCTGCTGCAGGACGACATGCGTTTCCTAAACTCATTATATAGTCAAATTTAAAATCATTTAATAAAGGACACCCTCGCATTATACGCAAATATTTACATATATTTCGTATAATTGAAGTAGAGTAAAAACTATTTTTTAATATATTATTCATAATGCTCTTCTTCCTTGGTTATCGCGTTCCAAAATGTTATACTACCTTTTTAAATAAATCCACAAGCACTGTCAGGACATTTTAAATATCCGGCAAACGCCGATGCACTCATCTTGGGGGGGACCTCCTTTTGATTTGCTTCAGGGCGCAGTTGTCAGACTGCACCTCCTTTTTAGCTAGTCAAAAGGGGTTATTATAACACTCTCATAACTATAAGTTTTCGTCCCCAAGCCTAGCTGGGGGGCTTTTAACCAAATCCTCCCCCCCCCCTGAAGGGATGGGCCTGACTTTCGTTCAAAAGGAAGATAATGTTACGACTACAGAGTTACGCATCAGGCAACGTTCTCAGACTCCGTCACAGAATCCTTGAACTGCATATTATACAGCGTGCGGTACTTGCCATTGGATATTGCCATTAGCTCTTCATGAGTACCGAGTTCCACAAGCTCGCCTTCATTGATGACAGCGATACGGTTGGCGTTTTTCACAGTGGACAAACGATGCGCGATGACGAACACGGTTTTATCCTTCATGAGGTTGTCGATGGCCTGCTGGACTATGCCTTCCGACTTATTGTCGAGAGCAGAGGTTGCTTCGTCAAGAATAACGATAGGGGCGTCCTTGAGGAAGGCACGGGCAATAGCGACTCTCTGTTTCTGACCGCCGGAAAGGAGCATGCCACGTTCACCGATGGAGGTGTTCACACCATCTTTCAAAGAGGCTACAAACTCAGTAAGACAGGCGCGTTCCAAAGCCAGCGCGACTTCCTCGTCGGTAGCATCTGGCTTTCCCAGAAGGATATTCTCCTTAATAGTCCCTTCAAACAGAAAATTATCCTGAAACACCATAGCAATATGCTGGCGCAAATCGTACAGACTGAAATCACGGATATCCACACCATCTATGGAAATGCTGCCGGAGGTAACATCATAGAATCGAGGGAGCAGGCTCACGATGGTACTCTTGCCACCGCCGGAATTACCCACGAGAGCAAGCATCTCGCCCGCCTTGACATCAAGATCTATCCCCTTGAGAACATTGACGCCCTTCTTGTAGGCAAA includes the following:
- a CDS encoding DUF1796 family putative cysteine peptidase is translated as MNNILKNSFYSTSIIRNICKYLRIMRGCPLLNDFKFDYIMSLGNACRPAAALRRNNLRFYSSPFDWMMNYSLSTITDFFENGFHDFFINHIDLNMDKNNFRRIQDVKTGMISMHSFPTDIPIEERYLQFFEIMKRRFDRLKKIIHNSQEICFISNRDGQVKNIEKFLLDMDRLFPNKILVYINIENSVEIGISYKK
- a CDS encoding ParB/RepB/Spo0J family partition protein produces the protein MASFQDQISELSDQVFEKLNINTFPLVPVDESRREYEENKEYEIPVDLIFDNPCEIRKHMDMEELETLKNSIKATGQNSSIILTEATVGDKAKPELSEKRIYLISGQRRLRACRELGFKTIRARFIYSNLRNVCLEDNIARADIHYIDMAEYINKYHLTTKYLTETLHISKQTVSDYRTLMNLDEKIRNSIRQRHDIPKRDMLIIARKKEDKQMEAFNNYMEKKENKPMRQKKDPKSKAYYDINKLYMYLSNNSDLAQEDLTDVYEVAQKIVNLIEKYNENEYINFVNGNEESV
- a CDS encoding DUF3150 domain-containing protein yields the protein MSYSDIFKDAALLQLTATCWSIDRKLPPALLAEVGNVDYLKGRKLLLDPESTAPIKQITGKARNYIRKLALPFPIRGCVLVPRKLIPAIQDQLSTFKNDYECSVESFLYWYPSAITEAAEKLGELFDQLDYPSADQLKGRFRFEWRYLTVGPSTSRILPASLYQEEMTKFKELMAQARQEAEEALRMEFVDLVSNLTDKLNGTDGTPKRLRSSAVENLHEFLSHFDDRNIFQDEQLESLVQQCKSIVDGVSPARLRTDVSFKTEMHGKMSELLAAIDQSLENLPRRKIRMSD
- a CDS encoding ERF family protein translates to MEFSYASDDIRELAKALLNVQRQLQPAIKDAVNPFVKNRYATLNSIMDCCRSVLIDNGILLVQHQVPAEPGYCGIVTKLVHADTGQYQAGLAMIPLAKNDAQGFGSACTYGRRYALSAMLGIVTEEDDDGNAASFPQEKCPSRRTSRSQSSTAQKKIPLSQILSSLNLADYIPHYRKYLEQLYGCPVESMTNEQYQEQVEILRECKGSPLAMRGLIKTLNPYRKPQPIRQ
- a CDS encoding IS5 family transposase, whose amino-acid sequence is MLRAGSPWRTLPEKYGSWKTVYFRFRRWQKRGYLTVILELLALQADMNYIMIDGIYVHAYKHSAGARHGSGINQALGRSRGGVTSKTHAVVDALGNLIAFTVTAGQYSEYPQASSLLIQYHNTTILADKGYDSRSLIDTLHQQ
- a CDS encoding protein rep, producing MAFVIRKNSENLIDKLEKAGHFRRRFLENCSSFMYVINKINENTGEITQKPIGFYRCKDCMCPICSDIKLYKIKNDLISKIESMDTCNAIFFTISPKRVEIKYIKDLINVLRGTFTKIKNNKFFRNRISGYITCIEFGSITDKNYIHIHMHCVLFMSNSVKGRNFIKNTDFNSIVCDIFDSIAYKLKFTPYMVNKIIYEVSCEENYIPVQTNIQSITSISKIIQKMKYILKSKDLENLILSLNRRSLTSFISQIVNMKYVTRGGIFSKSNTKHNISSADFAAEYKNCYLLNRLDTEKYIQKNKEKFLLWKSTDTFYSEIGGV
- a CDS encoding PD-(D/E)XK nuclease family protein translates to MTTLRLSKSKIGTFTLCPQKYQYTYVDKIIPEKTPKAMLEGSALHHVIENTIVYGDKIAEISRVASDEFWKDIELTGTEYESPEAMKKAQDSVLKEAETFLSQIAPLNPVDMETYFEYPLFNPETGEVHENILLRGYMDLIDCTDDGIYRVIDIKTSARTPFDWQADRSLELSTYAYLLASRFGWNSCVPVSYLYLVRTKNPKVVWLNSARSRKDFQQTYSMLLSISQAILQGNFYKNIGMHCSWCQHQDICFQSKSIM
- a CDS encoding AAA family ATPase, which encodes MITDYLKAGFPAILLQTQEPHRADELMRKIPEWQICRWDCVSGVHGMAPSSFTLNEIQNPVEAVQWLSTVKDTVLIAHGLQHFLDDPVVCQSILNGILLWKSVGNCLVMVSPLPTLPIQLQPFFHLIEMKLPDEEALMRLQAEIGETTNIRTNRKASRLATGLTEFQAETAFSLSLVKKGYFSSKVITEAKAQMIKKSGLLELYPSADMQNVGGLKRLKSYIQNRAQAYSPDSSLPRPKGILLVGIPGTGKSLSARAVASMLDFPLLRLDIGQLKNSLVGESERRIREATKIIDAFGNCVLFLDELEKMFGGVKGNGSSDGGTTSGMFSHFLTWMNDQNKAFIVATANNIRELPAEFLRSGRFDSIWFVDLPALEERREIIAIMNRKYGTAMPLEWAEQLNGYTGSELEQIVRDSLFDGLEEARKNLIPLSRTMKEEIDALRSWAMSRARIANTPDEAPQEVRKIRSVARKPLTPAK
- a CDS encoding DUF2997 domain-containing protein produces the protein MKTITISIDATGEVTLETSGFKGKTCLEASEFIKQVLGEEISRELTPLSYINREGKEVTRHVPVCRNGGYSIH
- a CDS encoding DUF1257 domain-containing protein; protein product: MSHIAKIKLQIKDLNLLKKACERLDLRFVENQKTYTWYGRVVHPEDLKIHTDITEEQLGKCDHAIQVPTAKLGYEIGVIRRGDEYILLFDDWDQGLRKAVGHHGELLKQAYTAEVVKAQAKRHNYFYSEKKVDNTLRITLTAV